One window of Aricia agestis chromosome 20, ilAriAges1.1, whole genome shotgun sequence genomic DNA carries:
- the LOC121737475 gene encoding lipase 3-like has protein sequence MKTALVLLCLAAGQAAANIFRTHRRQNDWIVQPYDYYKNMPESSRSSEERGWDVYSAVIADVDSLRNNLILQGVPAIYRDSSEHIFDEAFETMRHIDEDTKRRIHHVFGSGWTEEAELNATQLLKKNGYRVEEHVAITADGYYLTLIRIRGKTGEEIKEHRPAVLLVHGLLGSADDWLLLGPGESLAYQMVDAGLDVWLGNVRGSRYSRRHAAKHPAQPDFWQFAVDEIAAHDLPAMIDHVLRETQQSQLYYVGHSAGTTAFFAMASAYPEHGRKVAMMHALAPTVYMRHARSPLLRMISPASRSYEWVTRELGPGEFRPSARLVRSVGGRMCEEAVGCEHVCGNINFVIAGVDTTGLVIEKLPVIARHLPAGGSTRHIKQFGQAVAADELRKYDYGSEVNMKVYGQPEPPKYNMTDVQVPVAIYYSEEDWLAHPADVERLHGELPDVRDFYKVPEQHFGHMDFQFSQKTSVINQRVVDTIVKDHMSSNKY, from the coding sequence ATGAAGACCGCTCTGGTGCTCCTCTGCCTCGCCGCCGGCCAGGCCGCCGCCAACATCTTCCGGACCCATCGGCGCCAGAACGACTGGATCGTCCAGCCCTACGACTACTACAAGAACATGCCCGAGTCCTCCCGCTCCTCCGAGGAGAGGGGCTGGGACGTGTACTCCGCCGTCATCGCCGACGTCGACTCCCTCCGGAACAATCTGATCCTGCAGGGCGTCCCGGCGATCTACCGCGACTCCTCCGAGCACATATTCGATGAAGCCTTCGAGACCATGAGACACATCGACGAGGACACCAAGCGGAGGATCCACCATGTCTTCGGATCGGGCTGGACCGAGGAGGCCGAGCTCAACGCGACGCAGCTGCTGAAGAAAAACGGCTACAGGGTCGAGGAGCACGTCGCCATCACCGCCGACGGCTACTACCTCACCCTCATCCGCATCAGGGGCAAGACCGGCGAAGAAATTAAAGAGCACAGGCCCGCCGTCCTCCTCGTCCACGGCTTGCTCGGCAGCGCCGATGACTGGCTGCTGCTCGGCCCCGGCGAGTCCCTCGCCTACCAGATGGTCGACGCCGGCCTCGACGTGTGGCTCGGCAACGTCCGCGGTAGCCGCTACTCCCGCCGCCACGCCGCCAAGCACCCCGCCCAGCCCGACTTCTGGCAGTTCGCCGTCGACGAGATCGCCGCCCACGACCTGCCCGCCATGATCGACCACGTGCTGCGAGAGACGCAGCAGTCGCAGCTGTACTACGTCGGCCATTCGGCGGGCACCACCGCCTTCTTCGCGATGGCCTCCGCGTACCCCGAGCACGGGCGCAAGGTCGCCATGATGCACGCGCTGGCGCCGACGGTGTACATGCGGCACGCGCGCAGCCCGTTGCTCCGCATGATATCGCCCGCCAGCCGCTCCTACGAGTGGGTCACCAGGGAGCTCGGCCCCGGGGAGTTCCGGCCCAGCGCGCGCCTCGTGCGCTCGGTCGGGGGCCGGATGTGCGAGGAGGCGGTCGGCTGCGAGCACGTCTGCGGCAACATCAACTTCGTCATCGCGGGCGTCGACACGACCGGCCTGGTGATCGAGAAGCTGCCGGTGATCGCCCGGCACCTGCCCGCGGGCGGCTCCACGCGCCACATCAAGCAGTTCGGGCAGGCGGTGGCTGCGGACGAGCTGAGGAAGTACGACTACGGGTCGGAGGTGAACATGAAGGTGTACGGCCAACCGGAGCCGCCGAAATACAACATGACTGACGTCCAGGTGCCCGTGGCCATCTACTACAGCGAGGAAGACTGGCTGGCGCACCCCGCGGACGTGGAGAGGCTGCACGGCGAGCTGCCCGATGTGCGCGACTTCTACAAGGTCCCCGAGCAGCACTTCGGCCACATGGACTTCCAGTTCTCCCAGAAGACGTCGGTCATCAACCAGAGGGTTGTCGACACCATCGTCAAAGACCACATGTCCAGTAACAAGTATTAG
- the LOC121737474 gene encoding lipase 3-like yields MRAAVVVLCLAIAQLSSARVLRTHWPHIDTFTLEEQAKIHQYERDIQQILAEKTKDSSSVSHETSSKHSSSESHEHKQSSEDLITLQTLTTSHETKDQERIFNEALTIMRHVSEEDKKKIQEAFAAAKKDAETKNATEMIQEHGYAFEKHEVKTADGYFITLFRILPKKDIREVGQRPVALLVHGLLGSADDWLLMGPGKSLAYQMVDAGLDVWLGNVRGSRYSRRHAAKHPAQPDFWQFAVDEIAAHDLPAMIDYTLEHTQQEKLFYVGHSLGATAFLAMASTHPEYKDKVAMMYALAPMVYMTYVRSPLLRMLAPTSRYYEAVTHKLGRGEFAPEMDFIRRIGGEMTEDVIGSERVSSNLKFVVSGVDTAGMDWEMMPIIAKHLPAGASTRQIKQFGQAKAAGQLRKYDYGSEVNMKVYGQQEPPKYNMTDVQVPVAIYYSEEDLLAHPTDVERLHSELPDVRDFYKVPEQHFSHMDFQFAKTTPVTINQRLIDSIKQMYV; encoded by the coding sequence ATGAGGGCAGCAGTCGTGGTCCTCTGCCTCGCTATCGCTCAGCTCTCCTCCGCCAGGGTCCTCCGCACCCACTGGCCCCACATCGACACCTTCACGCTGGAGGAGCAGGCTAAGATCCACCAATACGAGCGGGACATCCAGCAAATCCTCGCCGAGAAGACCAAGGACAGCTCCAGCGTCAGCCATGAAACCAGCAGCAAGCACTCCTCGTCCGAGTCCCACGAGCACAAGCAGTCCAGCGAGGATCTGATCACCCTCCAGACGCTGACCACCAGCCACGAAACCAAAGACCAGGAGCGCATCTTCAACGAAGCCCTCACCATAATGCGCCACGTCAGCGAGGAGGACAAGAAGAAGATCCAGGAGGCCTTCGCCGCCGCCAAGAAGGACGCCGAGACCAAGAATGCCACCGAGATGATCCAGGAGCACGGGTACGCCTTCGAGAAGCACGAGGTCAAGACCGCCGACGGGTACTTCATCACCCTCTTCCGGATCCTTCCCAAGAAGGACATCCGCGAGGTCGGCCAGCGCCCCGTCGCCCTGCTCGTCCACGGCCTACTCGGCAGCGCCGATGACTGGCTCCTCATGGGTCCCGGCAAGTCCCTCGCCTACCAGATGGTCGACGCCGGGCTCGACGTGTGGCTCGGCAACGTCCGCGGCAGCCGCTACTCCCGCCGCCACGCCGCCAAGCACCCCGCCCAGCCCGACTTCTGGCAGTTCGCCGTCGACGAGATCGCCGCCCACGACCTGCCCGCCATGATCGACTACACGCTCGAGCACACCCAGCAGGAGAAGCTCTTCTACGTCGGCCACTCGCTCGGCGCGACCGCGTTCCTCGCGATGGCGTCCACGCACCCCGAATACAAAGACAAGGTGGCGATGATGTACGCGCTCGCTCCAATGGTGTACATGACGTACGTGCGCAGCCCCCTGCTCCGCATGCTGGCCCCCACCAGCCGCTACTACGAGGCCGTCACCCACAAGCTCGGCCGCGGGGAGTTCGCGCCCGAGATGGACTTCATCCGGAGGATCGGCGGCGAGATGACCGAAGATGTCATCGGCAGCGAGCGCGTGAGTTCCAACCTGAAGTTCGTCGTGTCCGGCGTCGACACCGCCGGCATGGATTGGGAGATGATGCCGATCATCGCCAAGCACCTGCCCGCTGGCGCCTCCACTCGCCAGATCAAGCAGTTCGGCCAGGCCAAAGCCGCCGGACAACTGAGGAAGTACGACTACGGGTCGGAGGTGAACATGAAGGTGTACGGCCAGCAGGAGCCGCCAAAATACAACATGACGGACGTCCAGGTGCCCGTGGCCATCTACTACAGCGAGGAGGACCTGCTGGCGCACCCCACGGACGTGGAGAGGCTGCACAGCGAGCTGCCGGACGTCAGGGACTTCTACAAGGTCCCCGAGCAGCACTTCAGCCACATGGACTTCCAGTTCGCGAAGACCACGCCCGTCACCATCAACCAAAGACTGATCGACTCTATCAAACAGATGTACGTCTAG